A region of the Clostridium estertheticum subsp. estertheticum genome:
ATGGCCAGCATCGATTAAAGCAATATTTTGTTCTAGTAAATCACAGGCACCATGGTATTTAGTGTCTCCTGTAATAATGCAATCTGCTCCAAGCTTTATACTCTCACTAAAAAAATCTTCTCCACTGCCATTTATAATGGCTATAGTATTTACTAATTTATCATCCTTACCTACAACTCTTATAAATTCTGCTTTAAGTGTCCTTTTAACATTTTCGCATAACGATTCAAAACGCATAGGTTCATCTAAAATTACTAATCTACCAATTCCTGCATCAGTTTTACCTGAATCATTTGTTTCTGACATCTCTATTATTTTATATTTACTAAATCCTAAGATTTCAGTAACAATATCATTCAAACCACCTTTAACAGAATCAAGATTTGTATGACTAGAGTACACATTTATACCATTCTTAATCAGCTCAATAACTTTTCTTCCTACTAATGTATCTGTAGTAATAGTTTTAGGTTTAACAAAAAGAAGAGGATGATGCGTCAATATAAAGTTACACCCTTTATTTTTTGCTTCACGTATTACATCCATTGTGCAATCTAATGCGACTAAAATTTTTGTAACATTTTCCGCGCTCTCTCCAATCATAAGTCCTACATTATCATAACTCTCTTTTAAAATAGAGGGTGCGTACTCTTCCATAATATTTTCTATGTCTTTTACTTTTAAAAGCATTCTAAAAACTCCTTAAGTTTTTGTATAACATAATAAAGCTGCTCTTTCCTAGTGTTTGATAAAATGGTATCCTCGTTTAAACAATCGTATACTTTTGAGTATTTATGCAATTTGTATTCTATAAATTCTTTCATCACTAAATGTTTTTTGTCTAATAATATTTTACTTATTTCATAATATATATTATCTAACACTTTAGGTTTAGAATCATATCTAACTTTAATTATTTCATAAAACTTACCATCATCATAACAAATTTCTTCATCAATAAATTCATATCCAGTTTTATATAAATACTCCCTAAGCACTTCAGCATTTTGAACTGGTTGAAGCACCATGTATTTTAATTTTTTAACAATATCCAAATCAGTTTCTAATATATCTCTTATTAAATTGCCACCCATTCCTGCAATAATAGCTACCTGAACTTCGCCTTCTTTAACAGTAGACAATCCACTTCCTAGCCTACAACTAATTTCATTAGCAACCTTATTGCGAGTTACATTTTTTTTAGCCTTTTCAACAGGCCCTCTATTTATATCAGATGCAACAGCCTTTTCTGTTATACCCTTTTGCACTAAATAAATAGGAACATATCCATGATCCGTACCAACATCAATAACACTATCACATTTTTCAATCATACTTGCTATTGCGTTTAATCTTATACTAAGCTCCATAATCTACATCCTTATCTAAAGTTAATTAATATTTTAAACTGCATAATCAAAAATATAAGTGCCACAACTAGTGACAAATAAATATATTTATATGCCGATTTTCTATCATATTTCGCGCAAAAATAACTTGCATAATACATGCAAAAAAGCAAAGCCATATTTAGTACTCCATAAAGCATCTGAGTAAATGCAAATTGCTTACCTGTACCCATTTTTATTGGCTTAAATTTTGCATCAAAATTTAATGGCATAATATCAGGTATCGCATTTTTCAAATGTAATATAAGTGGATTTAAAGTTAATATTAGTATTATAATACTAACTATCATTAATGGCACAATAAAATATTTGTCTTTATGAAGATTATAGCTATTATTCACATTATGCTTCCACTGCGCAACAGGTATATCATGATAGATTAAATCTTCCTCAAATCCTTTATAGTTAAGTGGCGAAACTGCATAATTCATATGTTTAGTTTTTATATAAACAACATTTTTATTATCAGTTACAAACATTCTAGACATTCCAATTTTATCAATTACAAATCGACCCATTACAAAACCGCTAGCAGCTATACCATTAAGCTTTACACCTTTAATTTTACCAGTCGTCATAAAATATCCTTCAATTTCATTTAGTGGAATTATCACCTTTTTTAATGACCAAATAGCATAAATTTTAAGATTTTCCTCATCAATAGAACATTTAACTGAGGAGAACAGCAATATATAATAAACTTGATATATATTGCAAGCGACTAATAAAAGTTTTAATAGATTAGCTACAATGTATGAGTTAGTAAATTTAAGAAATATTAAAATTAATATATTATATAATGCAATAGTCAGTATCATAAGCACTAACCCGTATCCTCGTTTCGATTCATAACTCTCCATTTAATCACCTTCTAAAATGTATTATATCATATATAAATCTACCTTGTAAATGCATTTACATATTTTTACACGATAACAAAAAAAACACCTTGAAAAGGTGTTCTTTTATGCTTAATATGTTCTAATCTAAATAATCTTTTAATTTTTTACTTCTGCTTGGGTGTCTTAATTTACGTAGTGCCTTTGCTTCAATTTGTCTTATTCTCTCTCTAGTTACATTAAACTCTTTTCCAACTTCCTCAAGAGTTCTTGCACGTCCATCATCTAACCCAAATCTTAATCTTAAAACTTTTTCTTCTCTAGGAGTAAGCGTATCTAAAACATTAATTAATTGCTCTTTTAGCATTGTAAATGCAGCTGCTTCCGCTGGTGCTAGCGCATCATCATCCGGAATAAAATCACCTAAATGACTATCTTCTTCTTCACCAATAGGGGTCTCAAGAGACACTGGTTCTTGTGCAATTTTCATTATTTCACGAACTTTTCCAACTGGCATTTCCATTTTTTCAGCAACTTCATCTGGTTGAGGTTCGCGTCCAAGTTCCTGTAACAATTGCCTTGAAACTCTAATAAGCTTATTTATAGTTTCAACCATGTGAACTGGTATTCTTATAGTTCTTGCTTGATCGGCTATCGCTCTTGTAATCGCCTGCCTAATCCACCATGTAGCATAAGTACTAAATTTAAAGCCTTTTCTATAATCATATTTTTCTACAGCTTTTATTAGTCCTAAATTACCTTCCTGAATAAGATCTAAGAACAACATTCCACGTCCAACGTATCTCTTAGCTATACTTACTACCAATCTTAAATTAGCCTCTGCAAGTTTTTTCTTAGCAGCAAGATCTCCTTCTTCGTTTCTTTTAGCGAGATCAATTTCCTCAGCCGATGATAATAGTGCAACCTTGCCGATTTCTTTTAAATACATTCGAACTGGATCATCTATAGATATACCTTCTGGTATGCTAACATCAAGTTCTTCAGTTTCAGGTTCTGCTTCTGCTTGGGCACCTGTAGCAGGTGCAGCTTTTGCATGCATATCCCC
Encoded here:
- a CDS encoding Nif3-like dinuclear metal center hexameric protein, yielding MLLKVKDIENIMEEYAPSILKESYDNVGLMIGESAENVTKILVALDCTMDVIREAKNKGCNFILTHHPLLFVKPKTITTDTLVGRKVIELIKNGINVYSSHTNLDSVKGGLNDIVTEILGFSKYKIIEMSETNDSGKTDAGIGRLVILDEPMRFESLCENVKRTLKAEFIRVVGKDDKLVNTIAIINGSGEDFFSESIKLGADCIITGDTKYHGACDLLEQNIALIDAGHFKTEWIPFKVFIEKFKKQLIKDGYDNEVIISKCTFDPYKIK
- a CDS encoding tRNA (adenine(22)-N(1))-methyltransferase, with amino-acid sequence MELSIRLNAIASMIEKCDSVIDVGTDHGYVPIYLVQKGITEKAVASDINRGPVEKAKKNVTRNKVANEISCRLGSGLSTVKEGEVQVAIIAGMGGNLIRDILETDLDIVKKLKYMVLQPVQNAEVLREYLYKTGYEFIDEEICYDDGKFYEIIKVRYDSKPKVLDNIYYEISKILLDKKHLVMKEFIEYKLHKYSKVYDCLNEDTILSNTRKEQLYYVIQKLKEFLECF
- a CDS encoding PH domain-containing protein, whose amino-acid sequence is MESYESKRGYGLVLMILTIALYNILILIFLKFTNSYIVANLLKLLLVACNIYQVYYILLFSSVKCSIDEENLKIYAIWSLKKVIIPLNEIEGYFMTTGKIKGVKLNGIAASGFVMGRFVIDKIGMSRMFVTDNKNVVYIKTKHMNYAVSPLNYKGFEEDLIYHDIPVAQWKHNVNNSYNLHKDKYFIVPLMIVSIIILILTLNPLILHLKNAIPDIMPLNFDAKFKPIKMGTGKQFAFTQMLYGVLNMALLFCMYYASYFCAKYDRKSAYKYIYLSLVVALIFLIMQFKILINFR
- the rpoD gene encoding RNA polymerase sigma factor RpoD, with product MKDKSSKMTIVKKLIEKGKKKGSLTYKEVMDELYEIELSPEQIEKVYEVLESMEIEVVGDMHAKAAPATGAQAEAEPETEELDVSIPEGISIDDPVRMYLKEIGKVALLSSAEEIDLAKRNEEGDLAAKKKLAEANLRLVVSIAKRYVGRGMLFLDLIQEGNLGLIKAVEKYDYRKGFKFSTYATWWIRQAITRAIADQARTIRIPVHMVETINKLIRVSRQLLQELGREPQPDEVAEKMEMPVGKVREIMKIAQEPVSLETPIGEEEDSHLGDFIPDDDALAPAEAAAFTMLKEQLINVLDTLTPREEKVLRLRFGLDDGRARTLEEVGKEFNVTRERIRQIEAKALRKLRHPSRSKKLKDYLD